In one window of Megalops cyprinoides isolate fMegCyp1 chromosome 24, fMegCyp1.pri, whole genome shotgun sequence DNA:
- the LOC118771170 gene encoding enoyl-CoA delta isomerase 2-like: protein MAPVAAAGPAHAAAKPSGSAQFPFQTLLFTTQDNITTICLNRPHRKNAFTGEMYHEVVKALELASQDDSVITVITGSGDYYSSGNDLANLTEPSKGGIKEKARATNDVFRGFVRAFIDFPKPLVAVVNGPAVGVSVTLLGLFDLVYASERATFHTPFTQLGLCPEACSSYTFPKIMGVTKAKEMLLFCKKLTATEACQLGLVTEVFPENSFQTEVWTRLKAYTKLPKNSLMVSKQLIRDGERETLYAVNDRECVQVEERLQSEECLNAVVRFFQAKAKL, encoded by the exons ATGGCCCCAGTAGCTGCTGCAGGACCCGCCCATGCTGCTGCAAAGCCTTCTGGGAGTGCTCAGTTTCCCTTCCAGACACTGCTGTTCACCACACAGGACAACATCACCACCATCTGCCTCAACCGCCCGCACAGGAAAAATGCCTTCACAGGAGAG ATGTACCATGAGGTTGTCAAGGCATTGGAGCTTGCAAGCCAAGACGACTCTGTCATCACCGTGATTACAG GAAGTGGCGATTACTACAGCAGCGGCAATGACTTGGCCAACCTTACCGAACCATCAAAGGGTGGGATCAAGGAGAAAGCTAGAGCTACAAATGATGTGTTCAG GGGCTTCGTGAGGGCCTTCATCGACTTCCCCAAGCCTCTGGTTGCTGTTGTCAATGGGCCGGCTGTTGGAGTGTCTGTCACCCTGCTCGGTCTTTTCGATTTGGTCTACGCCAGTGAGAGG GCAACTTTTCACACTCCCTTCACCCAGCTGGGACTGTGCCCCGAGGCCTGCTCCTCCTACACCTTTCCCAAAATTATGGGTGTGACCAAG GCTAAAGAGATGCTGCTCTTCTGTAAGAAGCTGACGGCCACTGAGGCGTGTCAACTGGGCCTGGTGACGGAGGTCTTCCCTGAGAACAGCTTTCAGACGGAGGTGTGGACAAGGCTGAAGGCCTACACCAAGCTGCCCAAGAAC TCACTGATGGTGTCCAAGCAGCTGATTAGGGACGGGGAGCGGGAAACGCTCTATGCCGTGAACGACCGTGAATGTGTGCAGGTGGAAGAGCGCTTGCAGTCAGAGGAATGCCTGAACGCCGTTGTGCGCTTTTTCCAGGCCAAAGCCAAACTCTGA